Proteins co-encoded in one Amaranthus tricolor cultivar Red isolate AtriRed21 chromosome 7, ASM2621246v1, whole genome shotgun sequence genomic window:
- the LOC130818506 gene encoding uncharacterized protein LOC130818506: MAETPEQLAARVRVLEQLSQNIGLLVQNQANNMNNGHDDPQAVMAKKIATLKPPTFVGKEDPMLLENWLRDMEKIFTANGTPETQKINQATFYLREDADTWWETEGQTISNQPNFDWDSFKVAIRGRFFPEHIRRQKCSEFNRLNQGKFMSVKEYAQKFNEYAKFCPNMVPDEVSKAQKFEDGLAFTIQTRLGGSTSSTLAEAYSKACNMERILQREED; this comes from the coding sequence ATGGCCGAAACACCTGAACAATTAGCAGCTAGAGTGAGGGTACTTGAGCAGTTGTCACAAAACATAGGACTACTAGTGCAAAACCAAGCTAAcaatatgaacaatggacaTGATGACCCCCAAGCTGTCATGGCTAAGAAGATTGCCACTTTAAAACCCCCTACCTTTGTTGGGAAAGAGGACCCTATGCTATTAGAGAATTGGTTACGTGACATGGAGAAAATCTTTACTGCAAATGGAACACCTGAGACCCAAAAGATTAACCAAGCAACGTTTTACCTACGTGAGGATGCCGACACATGGTGGGAAACTGAGGGACAAACCATTAGTAACCAACCAAACTTTGACTGGGATTCTTTTAAGGTTGCTATTAGAGGTCGATTTTTCCCTGAACATATCAGGAGACAAAAGTGCAGTGAATTCAATAGGTTGAACCAAGGGAAGTTTATGAGTGTCAAGGAATATGCCCAAAAGTTTAATGAGTATGCTAAGTTCTGCCCTAACATGGTCCCTGATGAAGTTTCTAAGGCCCaaaaatttgaggatggttTAGCTTTCACGATACAAACTAGGTTAGGAGGAAGTACCTCATCTACCCTTGCAGAGGCTTATTCTAAGGCTTGTAATATGGAGAGGATCTTACAAAGAGAAGAAGATTAA